A single region of the Grus americana isolate bGruAme1 chromosome 3, bGruAme1.mat, whole genome shotgun sequence genome encodes:
- the POLR3F gene encoding DNA-directed RNA polymerase III subunit RPC6 isoform X2, with the protein MSPRPWRAGAGLLARLPVWARCAMAEVKVKPEVPDPMDIENRIIELCHQFPHGITDQVIQNDMPHMEAQQRAMAINRLLSMGQLDLLRSNAGLLYRIKESQNASKMKGSDNQEKLVYQIIEDAGNKGIWSRDIRYKSNLPLTEINKILKNLESKKLIKAVKSVAASKKKVYMLYNLQPDRSVTGGAWYSDQDFESEFVEVLNQQCFKFLQSKAEAARESKQNPMIQRNSSFASSHEVELSMEDIETILNTLIYDGKVEMTIIAAKEGTVGSVDGQMKLYRAVSPLIQPTGLVRTPCGLCPVFDDCHEGGEISPSNCIYMTEWLEF; encoded by the exons ATGTCTCCGCGCCCCTGGCGCGCCGGGGCCGGGTTGCTGGCGCGGTTGCCGGTGTGGGCCCGCTGCGCCATGGCGGAGGTGAAAGTGAAGCCGGAGGTCCCCGACCCCATGGATATAGAGAACAG gATTATTGAGCTGTGTCATCAGTTCCCTCATGGTATCACAGACCAAGTGATCCAAAATGATATGCCTCACATGGAAGCTCAGCAGCGAGCCATGGCGATCAACAGGCTGCTCTCCATG GGGCAACTGGACCTTCTCAGGAGCAATGCGGGTCTCCTCTATAGAATCAAAGAGTCTCAAAATGCAAG taaaatgaAAGGCTCTGACAATCAAGAGAAGCTGGTTTACCAAATTATAGAAGATGCAGGCAACAAAG gtaTTTGGAGCAGGGACATTAGGTACAAAAGTAATTTGCCTTTAACGGAGATCAACAAGATACTGAAAAACTTGGAAAGCAAGAAACTAATTAAAGCAGTTAAATCTGTGGCA GCATCCAAGAAGAAGGTGTATATGCTATATAACCTGCAGCCTGACCGCTCGGTGACTGGTGGGGCTTGGTACAGTGACCAAGACTTTGAGTCTGAATTTGTGGAGGTGTTAAATCAACAGTGTTTTAAATTTCTACAGAGTAAG GCAGAAGCAGCTCGAGAGAGCAAACAGAACCCCATGATACAGAGGAACAGCTCATTTGCCTCATCCCATGAG GTAGAGTTGTCAATGGAAGACATTGAAACCATTTTAAATACGCTAATATATGATGGAAAAGTGGAGATGACTATTATCGCCGCAAAGGAAGGGACGGTAGGCAGTGTGGATGGACAGATGAAGTTGTACAGAGCCGTTAGTCCTCTCATACAACCCACTGGATTAGTCAGGACGCCCTGTGGACTCTGCCCC GTTTTTGATGATTGCCATGAAGGTGGTGAGATTTCTCCATCAAACTGTATTTATATGACAGAGTGGCTGGAGttttaa
- the POLR3F gene encoding DNA-directed RNA polymerase III subunit RPC6 isoform X1 yields the protein MSPRPWRAGAGLLARLPVWARCAMAEVKVKPEVPDPMDIENRIIELCHQFPHGITDQVIQNDMPHMEAQQRAMAINRLLSMGQLDLLRSNAGLLYRIKESQNASKMKGSDNQEKLVYQIIEDAGNKGIWSRDIRYKSNLPLTEINKILKNLESKKLIKAVKSVAASKKKVYMLYNLQPDRSVTGGAWYSDQDFESEFVEVLNQQCFKFLQSKAEAARESKQNPMIQRNSSFASSHEVWKYICELGISKVELSMEDIETILNTLIYDGKVEMTIIAAKEGTVGSVDGQMKLYRAVSPLIQPTGLVRTPCGLCPVFDDCHEGGEISPSNCIYMTEWLEF from the exons ATGTCTCCGCGCCCCTGGCGCGCCGGGGCCGGGTTGCTGGCGCGGTTGCCGGTGTGGGCCCGCTGCGCCATGGCGGAGGTGAAAGTGAAGCCGGAGGTCCCCGACCCCATGGATATAGAGAACAG gATTATTGAGCTGTGTCATCAGTTCCCTCATGGTATCACAGACCAAGTGATCCAAAATGATATGCCTCACATGGAAGCTCAGCAGCGAGCCATGGCGATCAACAGGCTGCTCTCCATG GGGCAACTGGACCTTCTCAGGAGCAATGCGGGTCTCCTCTATAGAATCAAAGAGTCTCAAAATGCAAG taaaatgaAAGGCTCTGACAATCAAGAGAAGCTGGTTTACCAAATTATAGAAGATGCAGGCAACAAAG gtaTTTGGAGCAGGGACATTAGGTACAAAAGTAATTTGCCTTTAACGGAGATCAACAAGATACTGAAAAACTTGGAAAGCAAGAAACTAATTAAAGCAGTTAAATCTGTGGCA GCATCCAAGAAGAAGGTGTATATGCTATATAACCTGCAGCCTGACCGCTCGGTGACTGGTGGGGCTTGGTACAGTGACCAAGACTTTGAGTCTGAATTTGTGGAGGTGTTAAATCAACAGTGTTTTAAATTTCTACAGAGTAAG GCAGAAGCAGCTCGAGAGAGCAAACAGAACCCCATGATACAGAGGAACAGCTCATTTGCCTCATCCCATGAGGTGTGGAAATACATCTGTGAACTGGGTATCAGTAAG GTAGAGTTGTCAATGGAAGACATTGAAACCATTTTAAATACGCTAATATATGATGGAAAAGTGGAGATGACTATTATCGCCGCAAAGGAAGGGACGGTAGGCAGTGTGGATGGACAGATGAAGTTGTACAGAGCCGTTAGTCCTCTCATACAACCCACTGGATTAGTCAGGACGCCCTGTGGACTCTGCCCC GTTTTTGATGATTGCCATGAAGGTGGTGAGATTTCTCCATCAAACTGTATTTATATGACAGAGTGGCTGGAGttttaa
- the POLR3F gene encoding DNA-directed RNA polymerase III subunit RPC6 isoform X3: MPHMEAQQRAMAINRLLSMGQLDLLRSNAGLLYRIKESQNASKMKGSDNQEKLVYQIIEDAGNKGIWSRDIRYKSNLPLTEINKILKNLESKKLIKAVKSVAASKKKVYMLYNLQPDRSVTGGAWYSDQDFESEFVEVLNQQCFKFLQSKAEAARESKQNPMIQRNSSFASSHEVWKYICELGISKVELSMEDIETILNTLIYDGKVEMTIIAAKEGTVGSVDGQMKLYRAVSPLIQPTGLVRTPCGLCPVFDDCHEGGEISPSNCIYMTEWLEF, translated from the exons ATGCCTCACATGGAAGCTCAGCAGCGAGCCATGGCGATCAACAGGCTGCTCTCCATG GGGCAACTGGACCTTCTCAGGAGCAATGCGGGTCTCCTCTATAGAATCAAAGAGTCTCAAAATGCAAG taaaatgaAAGGCTCTGACAATCAAGAGAAGCTGGTTTACCAAATTATAGAAGATGCAGGCAACAAAG gtaTTTGGAGCAGGGACATTAGGTACAAAAGTAATTTGCCTTTAACGGAGATCAACAAGATACTGAAAAACTTGGAAAGCAAGAAACTAATTAAAGCAGTTAAATCTGTGGCA GCATCCAAGAAGAAGGTGTATATGCTATATAACCTGCAGCCTGACCGCTCGGTGACTGGTGGGGCTTGGTACAGTGACCAAGACTTTGAGTCTGAATTTGTGGAGGTGTTAAATCAACAGTGTTTTAAATTTCTACAGAGTAAG GCAGAAGCAGCTCGAGAGAGCAAACAGAACCCCATGATACAGAGGAACAGCTCATTTGCCTCATCCCATGAGGTGTGGAAATACATCTGTGAACTGGGTATCAGTAAG GTAGAGTTGTCAATGGAAGACATTGAAACCATTTTAAATACGCTAATATATGATGGAAAAGTGGAGATGACTATTATCGCCGCAAAGGAAGGGACGGTAGGCAGTGTGGATGGACAGATGAAGTTGTACAGAGCCGTTAGTCCTCTCATACAACCCACTGGATTAGTCAGGACGCCCTGTGGACTCTGCCCC GTTTTTGATGATTGCCATGAAGGTGGTGAGATTTCTCCATCAAACTGTATTTATATGACAGAGTGGCTGGAGttttaa